caaaacaaaaacaaatgccaCTGCAGTTCAAGCAGCCATGATACATTAAGCTTTATAGTAATTTTTACCCGAGGGTCCAATTTaagcatagaaatcttaaggagtatgctagatggaaacctccgaaactgggacgtacaGGCTAGGGTAGCGCCATATTGGATCAGCTCCTGTTTCCGTGGCACATGCAAAAAGAGAATCCAGCAAGCATACACCAAACCAAACTTAACACCAAACCAAACATAATGCCATGTTTATGGAACAGTAAAACACAGCTGACCTAATCCATGAAACCCTAAGATTTgatcaaaagaaaaagaagaaagaaacagacacgaagaaacgcACACTACACGGACACCACATGGGGACGCCATCCCCACCGCTGCCCCACTATGGTGGCCTATAGCCCCGCTGCTTCGACCAGCCCGACCAGCCTTGGCTACATGCCTGGATAGGGGTGGACAGTGACAAAATCCGTAGCTAACGGAAGCAACGGAACAAGTGTTGCAAAAGTTATCGGAATTGTGCCTGCTTTCACGGGCTAAAAATACATGATGTTCCcgcggctgattcaatatggctgactccgagcgcatacattgagagagggaggagccccgttcaagttctttgctctcctccgatcctcctccctgcctttccttctagcctctctctgTAAGATTTCTATGAATTTAAGTACTGTTAAACCGGAACTACGGCGTAGGTTAGGTACGGTTtaacgaggttttactgtacacGTAAATTGACTTGTTTATTGACGGGGGGTTGACGGGTTTCAACAGAGACCTGTGCTCGGCTTTTGGTCCAACCATGCTGCCCCTGGTGGAAAACGACGCCATCACCGAGCTGCTTGCCCAAGGCCGCCGCTCCAAGACAACCAAGTCTAAGACACTGGCCTCCTGGGCCACCAAAGAGATCAAGAAGCTGCGCGGAGGGGCACCCTCGTCGTGGTAAGTGAGCCGAGACAGAACTCATTCCGGTAGCTTGTCCGACTAAAGCAAGCCACCTCTGCTGCTCTCCAGATGATCCCCACCCCCAAGGAGATGCGATGGACTGACCAAAGCGTTGCTACAGCGTTGCAGCAACACACACACCCCCATTTCGTGGATGCCCCTCGGATGTAGGACTTGAAAGTGGCAGAGCGAAGTGCGCCGATGGCTGCGTGTGCTGTTTCTGGTTCCGCCATTTTGTTTTCGTACAGTTCCCTGACGTATtgccttgatttttttttttctttttgcaagatggatgaatacgaaaaaaaaaagaagaaaaattgtTGCTGAAAAAAATTATAATCACGTGTTTCGAAAAAAAGTTTATAGGGAAGCAGTTTTGTCTCGGCATGTTGTGCTCTAGATTTATTAGTATTTTTAAGTATCGATAAGAAGCAAATTTTGGGGTGGGGGTTAAAGTGGGGTGGGGAGAGGGTGATAAAAAAAAGGGAAGTGCCTTAGGTGACAAATGGCACAAACTCCAATTGGGGGGGAGCAAGAGGATTGTGCTCCTGCAGCTCATGGAAGGGAGGGGGGGAGAATTTTACTTGTACAGTCggaacgagggggggggggcgtcatAGGGCAGGGAAGGCCCATCTCCCATCTTGCAAATAAATTGTTAAGCGTGCCATCTACCTCCTGTGTTATTCTGGTCGAGTTTCCAGGCCGGGCACTCGAGATGCACAGAACAGAAAATGGGCTGTCTGCGAAGCAGTTAGAAACATCTGTTTTTCAATTGCCTCTTCTAATAAATTTATTTCTATCAATGTACAAGGAAATACAGTATACAGGGTTATGTTACACCTGGTCATCCCTGGATGGGAGGTGATGAAATCTGTGGTTGTGAGTTCTTCAGCACTTTGCACCCGTTAGATGGAAAGCGGTCCACTCCGTGAATCATGATGTTAGCCAGGGCATTCCTTCTTCGTCTCCAGGAGCCGAGATCCTTTGCGTGGTAGCGCAGGTGCTTTAGCCATTCTCTCGTCTCTATGCTGCTCTCAGCCTGTCAAAGAAATGGTTCATGATGGAGACACGCAGTATTGAGTTAAGCCCACTGGTAAGCAACGACCCCATGCTTCATCAGTAGTGAGAGAAAAAGCTTGTGCAGCTTGAAACGAATACGAGTCTTTTATGCGGGGCTTCTTGTCAATACTACACATACTTCAACTCGAGATGTGACGAACCCAGAATTATCAgtatccaaggaaggttctaaaGAATCTTATGAATCTCGAGCCTTTAGAATCCTCCTCTTAAAAAAGTGTtgaaaaagccaggaaaaaaaacttcTTTTATTAtggaaagtgttttgaagcTGAATTTGATATGTTTCTTTAATGAGAAACAAATTAagtaatagttcactttcaggagaaaacatatcCATATACTACTTCTTAAATGTAGTTTATGTAGCcatgttcatcgactacaggaaatacataagcTCTGAAGTCTGAATTGTTTCCAGAGAAACAATCAACAGCGAAACCATGTTGCTTTTAAACTGGTAATGTAATGTTTCCTGCCTGAACTGTTTctgtccagagcaatgtaaacaaaaagCTAGACAGCTAAAAATTTTAAATTAATGGGTCTGGGGCCCGCCGGCCAATTAGGCTTTCggtggactccggaggcgccaatttaaaaagaaacaaacgtggttggtggattcgaaagattagattcgccgttttgggcactgggattcggattcccaaATCTCGAATCTCTGCCAAGGATTAGCGGATTCGGATGACCCATCCCTAACTTCAACTGTACTACCCTCTTGTCTGTGCTGGGTCACGTGACAGTCACCTACCGAACACTGCTGCCAGGAATCCAGCGGTTTTAGCCGCTTTGATCACACTAGGGGCATCGCTGTCTCTCATGTTTGGgtctcgtcgtctgctaacccatgtGAACTTCTATGTGCATGCCAATGCAGGCCCTCACCACCCTCACAGTGCGGATGTGGCAACACCGCAACCCGTGTGTTGGGCAACCCGTTCGTTGGGCAACCCGTTCCCCGGTTATATCGAGGCTGAgcgaaaaagtgctagctgggaAATTCCTGGCGTTTGCAAAATCGCCACACGAATATGAGAGATTGCTGctctttgaccaagcgaacatgactgcttgggatctggcaaaaaaacttgccatgaaatgaccacccaaaTTTGCCATAAGTTATGCAGATTTGACATTAGCATAACAAAAGGCCACCAGTAAAACGGCAGGTAAACGATAAGTTATGTGGTGACGTAGTAACTGCCCGGTTACAACATGTAGGATTTTCCGTTCTGTTTATGGTATGGTACGGGGAGCATCCCAGTAAAGGCTGCAGAGGGATGTTTGCTGTGGTTGGTAATTCTGCTGGGTAAGTGGTGCTCTACACCCTtccctctcctgtaccaccatGATCTTTCCCCTCACCCTTTCAACATCAGCTCCCCACCCCTGGATCCTACTTTGGAGTTCAtacgacattcagtttggcatgGACAGCTTTCATCGTCGTGAGAGGAGTCCGTTTTGATTCAGAGTTGCTTACCTTAAACAGAAATCCCTCCCGGGATGTGTACTCTTGAATTTCAAAACAGTCCTTCCATTCGGGATCACAGCTGATGATGCAGCCGCCTAGGTACAGCGGGTCCTGAAGAAGATCATGTAATCAGTGCGTGCCCAGTAtaaagttttttgtttttttttttgcgtaccCTAGGAAGGATGAACCTTCCAGCTTTTTCTTTGGCAAGCACGAGGGCACCATCGCGAATACCGGTGTTCCTCGGGAAGAGGAGGGAATTGTCGTGGGCCAGGTCGGGTCTGTAGTTTGAGTTGGGTCGGCCCAGTACGGCTAGGAGTGCGTGTAGCAGCGTGCAGCGGCTGGGTCCACCGGATCCTGCTCGGCCTCCGGCTTCCACAGGGCAGAGCAGGAGACGACCAGCCATTACGAAGCGGGTTTCTTCGCGGCTCCACCGAAGTAGGTCTAGCGCCGCCTGAAGTGTACAATGTAAAGAACGTGGATCTGCACTATGGACCACTATCAGGACGTGCACTATGCCAAACCATAATTCTCTTTGCTGACAAATGGGATCATGCTTCTAGGTAATGCCGACGGCAGAGGTCCCCCACAGTTTAGGGAGCCTGGTTTTAGAGAAGGGGTTACACTATAGCGAATTACGTTTTATCGAACTACATTTTAGAGAACACCGTCCAAGTTTTGCTTTCGGTTTCAGCATCTAGCGATCGAACCAGCAGTCAATGTTTGACGTTATGTCTTTGCGCGTTTGTCATGGATTTAATTTGCACTAGCCCTGGTACAAGAGTGCCGATATTTCGTGGAGAATGCGTGCCTCCTTCATGTTACAGTTCAAAAATTGGGCGGCGAGGTTCGTTCAGCATTTATTTCGAACGATGTGCAATGGCGCGCATGACTCTCGTACTCATTTCGTTTCGTCTACTGAATAGGCGACGTAGCGCATCATCACTTTTCCTCATGACCAGCCTTTGACTCTGTACTTCCACGCCGTGCAGCAAGGACTCAGGTGCGACCACGAGGGCGTATTAACTTGCTCATATACCACGACGAAACATTGCCTTTGAAATTATTCCTTTCTATGTATGCAGGGTGATTCATTTTAATAGGTATAGATTTCTAAAAATAGACGCGTGTGATTTTGCCACGCGCGACTGATGTATTCCTAGCTAAGGGGCTACAATGGGAGTCCCAAATTAAGCTTCGGGATGGAAGCCTTAATTAGTTCTCACTAATTACGAAAATATGTATGTGTTATATCAAACCTCTCCGCAGATAACGCTAGAAAACGTATCCGAATTTCCTcactttttattttcattttgagTTGCTCCTGTGCGGCGCGCCTTTCTAATTAGGGCTTCGGTTCGGAAGCTTTAATTTTGCCTGGATGGATGATTGCCCGGAATTTACAGATGGAAATACAAAAAAGCGCGCCAAAATTGAAGAGTAATCACTCTCTATGTGTACTGTTTTTGTATACCATTTCATTCTGCAAACAATTGCTGGAGCTCCTTGAAAGAGCGACTACCAGATTACAAGTTGTGAAATGAACATCCCTTCCGTCCCTgccaaaaaggaaaaagaaaaaaaatcggctGGTAGACCTTAACACGTGTCAAAACCAAATCCCTCAGCGAACGTCGAAAAGTGGGGGCttcatgggcgtaccgagaggggggcaagggtggccattgccccccccccccccctggagctCCAAGGTCGCTTTGTTCACAAGTTGTATTATTCGGTCATTATTAACAAGTAATTATTATTCTCAaatgtcataataggaacctctggacatccgcaacgtccgcctccaacAAAAGAGGTGGTGGTGCATGCTCCCCCCATCCCCCGctggaagcactttgccccccccccccccggacaaATCCTGGGAATGCCCATGATGCTTCCAGTATTATTGCGCATAATTAGGGGTGAGACCAGATTCGGCTATACCCGCGCGTTCTATgatttgcgggtagaaattcgATGTCGCTGAGGGTTGGGAGTAAAATGCGGCTGTGCACGCAATGCGTCTGCGGGTAGTGCGGATAAGCCCGCATTACTCGCATTCACAAAACTAACCTTCTGACCGGGGCAAAGGTACCGACAGTTCTACTGCTGTGCAGCACGTGTCAGCACTGAGATCAGATCTTAGGCCATTTACAAGTTATTTCAGTGCTCCTATGTCTCACAGTTGATGAGCAAATACTTATTGGGACATTACGTTTCTCTTTGATTGGCAGTTTTCCGACACATGCTATAAACTTACAAGGACACAGTGCCCGGTGTAAACGACAACATACCTTCCTCAATCGAACGCTTCCAACGCTGCCACCGTTGCCGTTCGAAATCCGTCTTGCTGATAAACTTGAGATTCGGCGCCACAACGTCGCGGATCCTCCGGCACGTGTTAACTGCAACGGCACCGTTGCTGCTCCCGGAGCTCCCATTTCAGCACCGCGGTGTCTTACCTGGTTTATACGGTCCAGGTGATTCTCCACCTTGAGTTGGGCTTCGCGTAACGCATCTCTGTCCATGTGACCCAAGGGCGTCACTTTGTGCAAGCGGCTCAGCAACAGCGGGTACCTAGACGTAGATCACGCGACGTCAGGTGCTGCCCTCGAGTTTCCCGGTCGCGTACTTACTTAGTTACTCTCTGCACGGGGACCATGAGGAAGGCCGCGAGGTTCATTCTGCGTAACAGCGCGTTCTCCATCTGTGATACCCTCAGGAATATCCTTAGTAGTTCTTTATCTTTCTCGTGGGCGCTGAGGCAGACTGATGCAGCCGCCTGACCAGCGCAGTATATTTCGAAAGCTTTGAGGAACGAAGCCATGGAGTTCAAGAACAGTTGACCTATCGGCACTGTGTTGTAATCCTGAAACCGAATCACGCCATGAGCACATTTGTATTCGGACGCTGAAAATAGTCGACAGCACCTGGTCTCCTCTTTGGGTAGCTGCGTCTAACGCGTTCTGGAGGTTGCCGGTGAACTCCTCGTTGATTGCTATAAGTTCGTCCAAgttcaggaacacttctgctaGCTGTGCTTTGCTCAGTAATCCGGCTGTCTCTATGGGCCTGTACAGTTCCTGCGCCACGAAAAAAGGTCATTGCCATACGCCGTACAGTTATCGTGTGACGCAGATCGCACCTCCTTAACGATCCGCAGGTCGTCGCCATACTTCGCTTCCGTCTGCACGATCTCCGTAATGATCTCGCGACGTTCCGTGCGGTTCTTTTCACATTCGAGGCAGACTTGTTCTCCATTAACCTGCGAAATGATTGATCCATATCAGGGCTCATCTTCCTCGGACACTTGACGACTACATTCACGGTGAAGCCCTTCCCACGTGCGTTCGCTTTCCCAGAGCCTCTTAGCAAGGCGTCATGTCGATGCGAGTTTAATAGAGAACGAGGTAGCGGGGACATCTAAGGGTATGCATTCTAGCTGATGCGCACTGCCATACCGCATAGTATCCTTATAACGGTACCAGCCTTATCGTTCTCCGCGTCTTCGTGTGAGGGTTAGTCACGGAATTCGCGGTTACATGTATACTTGAGGCGCACTCCTTCCTCCCAAACTTTATCAATCATCTAGGGCGACGTAACACATAGGGAAACAACGATCTCGAAGTTATGGCCCGTCCACTGTTCGTACGTCGTTTGCTCGGTGAGGTAGCGCAACTTCAGTAGACAGGCCGTCGCGAGACTATCTGCTGTTCGCCATTGATGAGCTTCGTCCGGACAGCTTTCGCATAATTAAGCAACTGTAATTACTACTTTCAAATGTACCTTCGGTAGCTCTATGCGTCCTGGCGTCAAATACAGTAAAAATGACGCAAATGCCAGTAGTTGGCTAGCCACTAAGTTGCAAAAGTACCTACAAACCACTCGGTTATTGAAAATGAGTAATTGCTTATACTCGTACCTTCCTCCTCCTCTGTCGATAGAATAGGGCGGCACAGTTACTAGCGACTGATCTCAAATTTGTACAGCCAATCAAAAGCTGTTTAGACGCCCGCCTCTGTTGAGACGCTGGAACATCAGAGGAAGACACCTTCTTTGCACGTTCCGGCCATCAATTACACGTCGTTCGTCCAAAGCGGGACGTGGAATCGTGGTGTTCATATGCCGTGTCATAACCGTTACTCAAGAATGCATTACAAAACTAACGTACAGCGCCGTCTGGTGGATATGCTTGATTACTATACTGGAGTACTTACCTCCTGGTTGCAGTCCGCACATCTCTCGTTGTGTCCATTAGCGAGCGGGAACGGGATGTCCAGTTCCTTGCAGTCCGAATTGTCCGCTTCCCGCCCTTCGACGGTGTCGTACCTCGCCGTGTTGTCGTAGCCGTTTTCGTGTAACGGGTCGAGACAGGCGAGACCACGGTCACGGACGTCCTCCAGGTAGCCAAGAATGTCTGCTTTGGAAGCACCTTGAAAGAACGACCGCGAGATCTGGCCGTCGGAGCCCACGCGATTATGTCCATTGACTTTTGGCTTTTCAGGCTCCGTGGGTTTCGGGTCAGGCAGTTCTTCATATAGGGGTTCAGCTGGTGACACACGTTCGTAATGGTTTGGTATTGTGTCCGCATACAAGGGCTCGTCTGGGCTTACGGCAGGGACTTCAGGTCGAGGCGGAGGCTGAATTGGAGTATGTTTGCTGAAGAGTGCTCTAGCCTGTTCCCCTCCCAGTTGTGGTGCTGAATGTCGCATACGAGGCCGTCGTTTCGCAGGACCACGTCGCACTGGATAGCTGCCGCTCACGCGACCGTTCAAGCTTATGAGGACTCGTGTTCCGGTGCTTGACTGTGTCGTGACTGTTACTGTTGTAGCTTGGCCCGATTTCTCTTCGGCAGCCTGGTCGGGGGCGTGGTCCCTCTCGCTGCCGTGCGCTTCGACGGGGCTAGGTGTAAACCTTTCATTTATGGCTTCATTGTCCCGTGTGACCGACGGCTGGACCTCGTCAATTCTCTTTGCGGAAGTAATAGTAAGTTTCTGTAGGGGCTCTTCCAGAACAATCCGATCAATGTGTTGTGAAGGTCTCCTACTCGCCGGCAAAGGTGGCGGAGGTTGCAGAGGTAACTGCGGTGGTGGCAGCTGCGGCGGTGGCGGAGGAGGCGACGACTGAGGCCTCGGTAGACGACGAGGACCGCGAGGCACTCTCAGCATCTCCCAGGCTCCTGTGCAGGAGTCATCGATTCGCCGCGCCCACACACTAGTCCGGGGCTCATCGGGTGTACCTCCAAAGAAAGTAACCCGTCGCGTTGGACGGTGCTCGATTTCCTCGCCCTCGTTCTGCTTCTTGAGGATACTACGTCGACCGGGGTCAATCGGTGTCGCGGAGGCGGTCTTCCAGCGGTGCCGTTGTCGTGGCGGTGAACAAGAAGCGGTCCTTCGAGAGGTAGCTCGTCGTATTGGCGAGGGAGAGTAGCAGACACGAAGGTCACGAAAGCGTCCAATGTCCACTACCGCGTCGCTGTCGTCGTCATAGTCCGGTACGGGCTCTGGCGGTTTCTTGGCAGGTTGCGGTTCTGATCTGGTTGCGACGAGAGCGTTCACGTTTAGGTCGTCCACGTCGCTGTCGACAGGTGATTCGTGGTTTCCTCGGAGGTATTCCTGGGAAAACACGACCGCCCGCGTTATTTTCTGAACGAGAAAAATTTGAGCCGGGTACAACTTACGATTCCACCTGCTTGGGCTATACCCGTGATACACACACGCATCGCAACATTGCTGCTTTGtctgtatttattttattacggTTCGGGAGGACCCGTTATCAGCAAAGTCGTTGCTAACAGGATATTGTACTCAAAGAAATTTCGTTGCGTGCTCGATTTCGACTGTTCGCACACAATTTTATGTAGAAACGATGACGTCGTAATCATGGTCAGTTTTAAGTTTCTCGATTTCTTGGCGCAATATTCCCGCGACGTCCCTACCACGAAACTATGTTTGCCCCTCATGTTTGCCGAATGTGAGTGTTAGGTTTTCAATATTCTGTTACCTGGAGAGAAAAAGACGGTGCACGAAAACCTCTACTTGTAAACAATAGAGCAGACACTGATAAGCGAAGTATGTATAGCCCCGGAAAATGGTGGCACGAGGAAAGGCAAACGGCTGTTTAGCCCAAAACAGCACAAGAATATGTATGCCGTTGATGTCCCGCTTTCCCTTCCTTTTGTACCTCGCTGATTAATGCAACAGAGCAAAAATCTGCATCCGCACCTGCCTTTCATTTTTAGCCTTTTTACCGCCAGCTAGGAAGTAGACACCCGCGCAAGCACGGAACCACAACAAAGACCGCCGCTCCAGAAAAAAGACAATACCTTGATGAGGTCGtacgccgtgacgtcacattCCAGGATGGAACGCCGCGAAGCGACCGAGCCGCACCGAGAAGCCGGTTCCGACATCTTGGCTGCAAACCTGGATGCGGGACATACCCGAACGGAGCCGTACCCTCTTGCAGCTGGCCAGGCCGCTGGCCATGCCTCCGTCCAGGCAGCACCACCTCCGCCGCCGGCCCATGACAGCGTGCCGTACTTGTGCTGCTGTCGCCGAGGATGTCGCATGGCTCGTGACGATCACCTGTCCATGGAGGACGTCTTCCCCGCCCTTGGGAGCTGCAGCGTAAACAAACACACCCTTAGCGTAGCAGCAGCCCACAGTCGACCGGGCGATGCCTTTGTTCCTCGAGGGTCACGGACGAGCGCCTCCGCCCGCGGTCGACGGCCCGTACACCCGCGCTTCCGCCATATTTCGCGGGCAGCTACTGTTGTGGACGCCGGCTCGTTTCTGCTCCGGTGAAGACGTTCGAGATTTCTTTTTCGACAAGTTGGAGTCCGTTAGCGTGACAGGGCATCAAGCAGGGGGTGACACGGGCTATGCACGAAATGGGTGCGTGGCAACGAGGATTCGCAGACGGCTTCACAGGTTTCCAGGAGAAAGAAATTTAATGTGTTTGGTTCGACTTTAGATATTCTACATTGTCGAACGTTTCATTTTGGGCATCTATTTATATTCCTATACGGTAATCGTTACCATTGTTCCCTTATGTCTATGCAAATTGGAGCAGCGTAGTCGCTTTACAGTGTTGCGTGCAGTGTATTTCTATCATTTTGTAGAGTTCTACCATTTTCACTCAGAAACAATGCAGTCGTGCCCTGTTCAGAACTAGGACGCCACAACGTTTCAGCCGACGCGGCTGCAATGCATCCACCCGAAGAAGACCTGTCATGCAACCACGGAGGAGATGGATAACtcgctttctttctctctctctcatttggTTCCTTTTTtccgatttttcttttttttctggttggggaggggaggggggcgaAGGGTTGTTCTAAGCTTTCTGTGCATCGGGTCTGCAGGCAGGTGACGTCGATGATAGAGGCAAGGAGAAAAGTAATAGGACAACCAGTACGTGGCATTGTACGGGAGCCTTACATCATCGGCTGAGACTGAACGTCCCATTCGGAAACACGTTTCTACGTAAGACTGGTGCCACGCCCTCGTAAACGTGTTCAACATCTAGAGAACTCACATCACATTCTGATGGAGTATGATCGTATTCGCAGGGACCAGCCGGCGCTGACGGGACGCTGGACAGAATATAGACTACAGACCATTTGATGTAGTGCAGGTGTTGGTAGGGTTCCTAAGTGTTGGGAGAACAGACTGCCACCCATCGCCAAACCGCGAACAGTCAACTTTAAAGATGGCTTGATAtgggtcgaaaaaaaaaaaaaaaagacagcggcgGGAAGTCGGTCATGCACCATCTTTATTACCGATGAAGTGCCCTAAACGATTACGCGACATTGGCAGACTGCCTCTTTCACGTCAACTTATTACATTTCTCAGGACTCTGGATAAGCAGAAGTCACTTTAAGAGCCAAGTGCTGTAAAGTTCTCTCGGGTAGCGGGTCTCATCACAGATGCCTCACGTTAATATGTTGCATGTCTCCTCGTTCGACATATAAGGAAGACAGGAACAAGTTTCGAAAGTCGTCACCGAGGTCCTGGAACGGACGAAACAAAGCGAGCCACACGTAACATGTCTTTCTAAACGACAGAGTGCAACAACATTGTACATGAGAACATACAAAACAATGGGCAGACGACGCggttcgtttttttcttttcttctttcgtttctcTTCACACCAATTAGCGTTGGCTCATGCAGCTCCCCTGGCACGAGGGACATGCGTTCTACTTTCGTTCGAGGTGC
This portion of the Ornithodoros turicata isolate Travis chromosome 3, ASM3712646v1, whole genome shotgun sequence genome encodes:
- the LOC135388912 gene encoding dynamin-binding protein-like isoform X2, translating into MRHPRRQQHKYGTLSWAGGGGGAAWTEAWPAAWPAARGYGSVRVCPASRFAAKMSEPASRCGSVASRRSILECDVTAYDLIKEYLRGNHESPVDSDVDDLNVNALVATRSEPQPAKKPPEPVPDYDDDSDAVVDIGRFRDLRVCYSPSPIRRATSRRTASCSPPRQRHRWKTASATPIDPGRRSILKKQNEGEEIEHRPTRRVTFFGGTPDEPRTSVWARRIDDSCTGAWEMLRVPRGPRRLPRPQSSPPPPPPQLPPPQLPLQPPPPLPASRRPSQHIDRIVLEEPLQKLTITSAKRIDEVQPSVTRDNEAINERFTPSPVEAHGSERDHAPDQAAEEKSGQATTVTVTTQSSTGTRVLISLNGRVSGSYPVRRGPAKRRPRMRHSAPQLGGEQARALFSKHTPIQPPPRPEVPAVSPDEPLYADTIPNHYERVSPAEPLYEELPDPKPTEPEKPKVNGHNRVGSDGQISRSFFQGASKADILGYLEDVRDRGLACLDPLHENGYDNTARYDTVEGREADNSDCKELDIPFPLANGHNERCADCNQEVNGEQVCLECEKNRTERREIITEIVQTEAKYGDDLRIVKEELYRPIETAGLLSKAQLAEVFLNLDELIAINEEFTGNLQNALDAATQRGDQDYNTVPIGQLFLNSMASFLKAFEIYCAGQAAASVCLSAHEKDKELLRIFLRVSQMENALLRRMNLAAFLMVPVQRVTKYPLLLSRLHKVTPLGHMDRDALREAQLKVENHLDRINQLTRAGGSATLWRRISSLSARRISNGNGGSVGSVRLRKAALDLLRWSREETRFVMAGRLLLCPVEAGGRAGSGGPSRCTLLHALLAVLGRPNSNYRPDLAHDNSLLFPRNTGIRDGALVLAKEKAGRFILPRDPLYLGGCIISCDPEWKDCFEIQEYTSREGFLFKAESSIETREWLKHLRYHAKDLGSWRRRRNALANIMIHGVDRFPSNGCKVLKNSQPQISSPPIQG
- the LOC135388912 gene encoding dynamin-binding protein-like isoform X1 gives rise to the protein MRHPRRQQHKYGTLSWAGGGGGAAWTEAWPAAWPAARGYGSVRVCPASRFAAKMSEPASRCGSVASRRSILECDVTAYDLIKEYLRGNHESPVDSDVDDLNVNALVATRSEPQPAKKPPEPVPDYDDDSDAVVDIGRFRDLRVCYSPSPIRRATSRRTASCSPPRQRHRWKTASATPIDPGRRSILKKQNEGEEIEHRPTRRVTFFGGTPDEPRTSVWARRIDDSCTGAWEMLRVPRGPRRLPRPQSSPPPPPPQLPPPQLPLQPPPPLPASRRPSQHIDRIVLEEPLQKLTITSAKRIDEVQPSVTRDNEAINERFTPSPVEAHGSERDHAPDQAAEEKSGQATTVTVTTQSSTGTRVLISLNGRVSGSYPVRRGPAKRRPRMRHSAPQLGGEQARALFSKHTPIQPPPRPEVPAVSPDEPLYADTIPNHYERVSPAEPLYEELPDPKPTEPEKPKVNGHNRVGSDGQISRSFFQGASKADILGYLEDVRDRGLACLDPLHENGYDNTARYDTVEGREADNSDCKELDIPFPLANGHNERCADCNQEVNGEQVCLECEKNRTERREIITEIVQTEAKYGDDLRIVKEELYRPIETAGLLSKAQLAEVFLNLDELIAINEEFTGNLQNALDAATQRGDQDYNTVPIGQLFLNSMASFLKAFEIYCAGQAAASVCLSAHEKDKELLRIFLRVSQMENALLRRMNLAAFLMVPVQRVTKYPLLLSRLHKVTPLGHMDRDALREAQLKVENHLDRINQVRHRGAEMGAPGAATVPLQLTRAGGSATLWRRISSLSARRISNGNGGSVGSVRLRKAALDLLRWSREETRFVMAGRLLLCPVEAGGRAGSGGPSRCTLLHALLAVLGRPNSNYRPDLAHDNSLLFPRNTGIRDGALVLAKEKAGRFILPRDPLYLGGCIISCDPEWKDCFEIQEYTSREGFLFKAESSIETREWLKHLRYHAKDLGSWRRRRNALANIMIHGVDRFPSNGCKVLKNSQPQISSPPIQG